A genome region from Natronosalvus rutilus includes the following:
- a CDS encoding C2H2-type zinc finger protein, giving the protein MADEHECNLCGATFDSEEQLQEHNQEEHRDEM; this is encoded by the coding sequence ATGGCAGACGAACACGAATGCAACCTCTGTGGAGCAACGTTCGATAGCGAAGAACAGCTACAGGAACACAACCAGGAGGAACACCGGGACGAGATGTAG
- a CDS encoding alpha/beta fold hydrolase, with amino-acid sequence MEYERWTSEQRTETVSVDEHDLEVAYYDEGNGEPIVFCHGIPTSSFLWREIAPPLADDYRVIVPDMVGYGNSAMHDGFDRSIRAQEEMIDGLLDELGVDPVTFVGHDLGGGVGLRYAVHEPEAVDRLVLSNAVSYDSWPIETIVDLGIPSTIDEMSVDDVQEMVEKIFRSTLAGDPDEAFLEGMLAPWNTEEGIVSLSRNAIATNTSHTTEIDPGEVTAQTLLLWGGDDEFQPMEYAERLESDVSDAELVGLDGANHWVMVDQPEAYLDRLHSFLEGA; translated from the coding sequence ATGGAGTACGAACGCTGGACGAGCGAGCAGCGGACGGAAACGGTCTCCGTCGACGAACACGACCTCGAGGTCGCTTACTACGATGAGGGCAACGGCGAGCCGATAGTATTCTGCCACGGGATCCCAACGTCCTCGTTCCTCTGGCGCGAAATCGCCCCGCCGCTCGCCGACGACTACCGCGTGATCGTCCCCGACATGGTGGGGTACGGGAACTCGGCGATGCACGACGGGTTCGACCGCTCGATCAGGGCGCAAGAGGAGATGATCGACGGATTGCTCGACGAACTGGGCGTCGACCCCGTTACGTTCGTCGGTCACGACCTCGGTGGGGGCGTCGGACTCCGGTACGCCGTCCACGAACCCGAGGCGGTCGATCGACTCGTTCTCTCGAACGCGGTCAGCTACGACTCCTGGCCGATCGAGACGATCGTCGATCTCGGTATTCCGTCGACCATTGACGAGATGAGCGTCGACGACGTGCAGGAGATGGTCGAAAAGATCTTCCGCAGCACCCTCGCTGGCGATCCGGACGAGGCGTTCCTGGAGGGAATGCTCGCGCCGTGGAACACCGAGGAAGGGATCGTCTCGCTCTCGCGAAACGCCATCGCGACGAACACGAGCCACACGACCGAGATCGATCCCGGCGAGGTTACCGCGCAGACGCTGCTGTTGTGGGGTGGCGACGACGAGTTTCAGCCAATGGAGTACGCGGAGCGACTCGAGTCGGACGTTTCCGACGCGGAACTCGTCGGCCTCGACGGGGCGAACCACTGGGTGATGGTCGACCAGCCGGAGGCGTACCTCGATCGGCTTCACTCGTTCCTCGAGGGTGCCTGA
- a CDS encoding haloacid dehalogenase type II, protein MSSSFDPDAVEAVAFDSYGTLVDVSGIADALEPHLEEADPALVATIWRQRSLAYAMVGNAIGEYDSFYAMNRHALRFALETVGVDLEEAEREAVLSTYHELPVFDDVRDGIERVRDLGYDCYVVSNGNEAMLESLVDHGDLKNLLVDTISADEVEQFKPESELYRHAADRIGAPVGSIAFVGAGWWDVPGAMNAGMQGVWINRQDTLWGPYDVEPDLTIETIHDFAAELEKA, encoded by the coding sequence ATGTCCTCGTCCTTCGATCCCGACGCGGTCGAAGCGGTCGCGTTTGATTCGTACGGCACGCTCGTGGATGTCTCGGGGATCGCCGACGCCCTCGAGCCGCACCTCGAGGAAGCCGACCCGGCCCTCGTCGCGACGATCTGGCGGCAGCGCTCGCTGGCGTACGCGATGGTCGGGAACGCCATCGGCGAGTACGACTCGTTCTACGCGATGAACCGTCACGCCCTGCGATTCGCGCTCGAGACGGTCGGCGTCGACCTCGAGGAAGCCGAGCGTGAGGCCGTGCTCTCGACGTACCACGAACTGCCGGTGTTCGACGACGTTCGCGACGGCATCGAGCGCGTCCGCGACCTCGGGTACGACTGTTACGTCGTCTCGAACGGTAACGAGGCGATGCTCGAGTCACTGGTCGACCACGGGGACCTGAAGAACCTGCTCGTCGACACGATCAGCGCGGACGAGGTCGAGCAGTTCAAGCCGGAATCGGAACTGTATCGCCACGCCGCTGACCGAATCGGTGCCCCGGTGGGATCGATCGCGTTCGTCGGCGCGGGCTGGTGGGACGTGCCGGGCGCGATGAACGCCGGGATGCAGGGCGTCTGGATCAACCGACAGGACACGCTCTGGGGGCCATACGACGTCGAACCCGATCTGACGATCGAGACGATCCACGACTTCGCGGCCGAACTCGAGAAGGCGTAA
- a CDS encoding winged helix-turn-helix domain-containing protein, with translation MSHDARAPDPSTADASAESTEWDRLRLITQPTRAALLSDILGHPKESPSVREFDYRNPDVKRSTIEYHLQELVEAGVVEKITLPAGERKRDLPSTFYGLTDEGYDLLERHGLLEEQPVWKAVDERLEKPPEIRAAEELDRHADGA, from the coding sequence ATGTCCCACGACGCCCGCGCACCCGATCCGTCGACAGCGGACGCAAGTGCCGAAAGTACGGAGTGGGACCGTCTGCGGCTCATCACCCAGCCGACTCGAGCGGCGCTGCTCAGCGACATCCTCGGCCACCCGAAGGAATCCCCCAGCGTTCGCGAGTTCGACTACCGCAATCCGGACGTCAAGCGGAGCACCATCGAGTACCACCTCCAGGAACTGGTCGAGGCCGGCGTCGTCGAGAAGATCACGCTCCCGGCAGGCGAGCGCAAACGGGACCTCCCGTCGACGTTTTACGGGTTGACCGACGAGGGCTACGACCTGCTCGAGCGCCACGGCCTCCTCGAGGAGCAACCGGTCTGGAAGGCGGTCGACGAACGGCTTGAGAAGCCGCCCGAGATCCGGGCGGCGGAGGAACTCGACCGACACGCGGACGGCGCGTAA
- a CDS encoding helix-turn-helix domain-containing protein: MREFVFALEYDPGTNPVADVLADHPDARIRSLSCHVTPDSLWRVDHATGPTEALEALEAAYQDAAYFADCLVRDDCGASCETQVLDRSSDTRIVYTFWERTDECTSVPHLALEHFGPGLLFETDREGRRHRWRIVLGDEAPIHDFFDALDAEVGECTGIEMLRLTDLDPDRSLDASHDDGLGLSSDQLEALRAAVEAGYYETPRAVELSELAEALEIPRSTLSYRLRRAEAALAQSVVASDDSLEAVLPAR; the protein is encoded by the coding sequence ATGAGAGAGTTCGTCTTCGCCCTCGAGTACGACCCCGGGACCAACCCCGTGGCGGACGTACTCGCGGACCACCCCGACGCGCGGATTCGGTCGCTGTCGTGTCACGTCACCCCCGACAGCCTCTGGCGGGTCGACCACGCGACCGGCCCGACCGAAGCCCTCGAGGCCCTCGAGGCCGCCTACCAGGACGCCGCCTACTTCGCGGACTGCCTCGTCAGGGACGACTGTGGCGCGTCCTGTGAGACTCAGGTGCTCGACCGCTCGAGCGATACGCGCATCGTCTACACGTTCTGGGAGCGGACGGACGAGTGCACCTCGGTTCCCCACCTGGCGCTCGAGCACTTCGGGCCCGGCCTGCTGTTCGAGACCGACCGCGAAGGCCGGCGCCACCGCTGGCGGATCGTCCTCGGCGACGAGGCGCCGATCCACGACTTCTTCGACGCGCTCGATGCCGAGGTCGGCGAGTGTACCGGGATCGAGATGTTGCGCCTGACCGACCTGGACCCCGACCGCTCACTCGATGCCAGCCACGACGACGGGCTGGGACTGTCGAGTGACCAACTCGAGGCCCTCCGGGCGGCGGTCGAAGCGGGGTACTACGAGACGCCGCGCGCGGTTGAACTTTCGGAGCTGGCCGAGGCCCTCGAGATTCCTCGGTCGACGCTCTCCTATCGCCTCCGTCGGGCCGAGGCCGCCCTCGCGCAGTCGGTGGTCGCGAGCGACGACTCCCTCGAGGCCGTGTTGCCCGCTCGATAG
- a CDS encoding heavy metal translocating P-type ATPase, which translates to MSDRSVDGTRVAELEVRVPEMDCSSCATKIERSLAGVDGIAEIDPAVASGRLLVRYDPERTDESEIRARIEGVGYDVVASTRRDDGGHPDGTGERAYAVPGMDCASCASKVERALADLEDLESVETLPGSGRVTVTVTVKRTDASHSRSETQSASDAGTAESTAQSASDVDETVVAAIEGAGYDARPLSDSDENAEYEESTPIWRTRRALTTAIGAVFLAVGMALAFVLTSSNPTVATVLGREFAVSHLLFIAGAAVAGTPVLRSGYYSLRARSLDIDFLMSAGILASVAAHHPFEGAMLAVLFSVAELLERFSMDRARDSLRELMELSPETATVKRSDGEEETVPADVLKPGDTVVVRPGEKIPADGVVRAGTSAVDQSPITGESVPVDRSSGDEVYAGTIAESGYLEVEVTSEAGESTLSRIVDLVADAERERTNRERMVDRFASVYTPIVVVSAVALAVGPPLLVGADWNTWFLRGLTLLVIACPCAFVISTPVSVVSGITSAAKNGVLIKGGRYLEAVGESDVLAVDKTGTLTTGELSVTDVVVLEGADEADVLARAAALERRSEHPVGEAIVGYVDEQGVGANGDGAAVANFEALTGRGVRGDLDGERHYVGKPDLFDGLGLDLEHTHARTDGGSGVGVASPEEIDTQPQCSREDCLDLLQTVVPRLESEGKTVVLVGTDDRLLGLVAVADRVRPEAAWAVSKLQEQGVRVVMLTGDNEGTARAIAEEVGIDEYHAELLPEEKLEAIRDLEGGDSPDSERTVAMVGDGINDAPALATASVGIAMGAAGTDTALETADVALMGDDLTRLPYLYRLSGTANGVIRQNIGSSLAVKAVLAAGAPFGLVTIIHAVVIGDMGMSLAVAGNALRLSRVEPETPDEDVSSA; encoded by the coding sequence ATGAGTGATCGATCCGTCGATGGCACCCGAGTGGCCGAGCTCGAGGTTCGGGTGCCGGAGATGGACTGTTCGTCGTGTGCGACGAAAATCGAACGCAGCCTGGCGGGAGTTGACGGCATCGCCGAGATCGATCCAGCCGTCGCAAGCGGCCGCCTCCTCGTGCGCTACGACCCGGAGCGAACCGACGAGAGCGAGATTCGCGCACGGATCGAGGGCGTCGGCTACGACGTGGTGGCGTCGACCCGTCGAGACGACGGCGGTCACCCCGACGGGACCGGCGAACGAGCCTACGCGGTCCCCGGCATGGACTGTGCCTCGTGTGCCAGCAAGGTCGAGCGAGCGCTCGCGGACCTCGAGGACCTGGAGTCGGTCGAGACACTCCCTGGATCGGGGCGCGTGACGGTGACGGTGACGGTGAAGAGGACCGACGCGAGTCACTCGAGGTCGGAAACCCAGTCGGCGTCCGACGCGGGCACCGCGGAATCGACCGCTCAGTCCGCGTCCGACGTCGACGAGACCGTCGTCGCCGCGATCGAAGGCGCCGGTTACGACGCTCGCCCGCTCTCAGATAGCGACGAGAACGCCGAGTACGAGGAATCGACGCCGATCTGGCGAACCCGGCGAGCCCTGACGACGGCGATCGGCGCCGTGTTCCTCGCGGTCGGGATGGCACTGGCGTTCGTCCTCACGAGTTCGAACCCGACCGTCGCCACCGTGCTGGGCCGGGAGTTCGCCGTCTCCCATCTGCTGTTCATCGCGGGTGCAGCCGTCGCCGGGACGCCGGTGCTGCGAAGCGGCTACTACTCCCTGCGAGCGCGGAGCCTCGACATCGACTTCCTGATGAGCGCCGGGATCCTGGCCAGCGTCGCGGCCCACCACCCCTTCGAGGGGGCGATGCTCGCCGTCCTGTTCAGCGTCGCGGAGTTGCTCGAGCGGTTCTCGATGGACCGCGCCCGCGACTCCCTGCGGGAGCTGATGGAACTCTCGCCGGAGACGGCGACCGTCAAGCGCTCGGACGGCGAGGAAGAGACCGTTCCCGCGGACGTCCTCAAGCCGGGCGACACCGTCGTCGTCCGGCCTGGCGAGAAGATTCCTGCCGACGGCGTCGTCCGCGCGGGCACCAGCGCGGTCGACCAGTCGCCGATCACCGGCGAGAGCGTCCCCGTCGACCGCTCGAGCGGCGACGAGGTCTACGCGGGGACCATCGCCGAGTCGGGCTACCTCGAGGTCGAGGTCACGAGCGAGGCCGGTGAGTCGACGCTCTCCCGGATCGTCGACCTCGTCGCCGACGCCGAGCGCGAGCGGACGAACCGCGAGCGGATGGTCGACCGGTTCGCATCCGTCTACACGCCGATCGTCGTCGTCTCGGCGGTCGCGCTGGCAGTTGGCCCGCCGCTGCTCGTCGGCGCCGACTGGAACACGTGGTTCCTCCGGGGACTCACCCTGCTGGTGATCGCCTGCCCCTGCGCGTTCGTCATTTCGACGCCCGTCAGCGTCGTCTCGGGAATCACGAGCGCCGCGAAAAACGGCGTGCTGATCAAGGGCGGTCGGTACCTCGAGGCCGTAGGCGAGAGCGACGTCCTCGCCGTCGACAAGACGGGGACGCTGACCACAGGCGAGCTCTCGGTGACCGACGTGGTCGTCCTCGAGGGAGCCGACGAGGCCGACGTGCTGGCCAGGGCAGCGGCCCTCGAGCGGCGGAGCGAACACCCGGTCGGCGAGGCCATCGTCGGCTACGTAGACGAGCAAGGAGTCGGCGCAAACGGCGACGGCGCGGCGGTGGCGAACTTCGAGGCACTCACCGGCCGCGGCGTCCGGGGCGACCTCGACGGCGAGCGCCACTACGTCGGCAAGCCGGACCTGTTCGACGGCCTGGGGCTGGACCTCGAGCACACGCACGCGCGAACTGACGGCGGATCGGGTGTCGGCGTAGCGTCCCCCGAAGAGATCGATACCCAACCCCAGTGTAGCCGCGAAGACTGTCTCGACCTCCTGCAAACGGTGGTCCCCCGACTCGAGTCCGAGGGGAAGACGGTCGTGCTGGTCGGCACCGACGACCGCCTCCTGGGGCTGGTCGCCGTGGCCGACCGCGTTCGTCCGGAGGCCGCGTGGGCCGTTTCGAAACTCCAGGAGCAGGGCGTTCGCGTCGTCATGCTCACCGGCGACAACGAGGGGACCGCCCGCGCCATCGCCGAGGAGGTGGGCATCGACGAGTACCACGCCGAACTGCTCCCCGAGGAGAAACTCGAGGCGATCCGCGACCTCGAGGGAGGGGATTCGCCCGATTCCGAGCGGACCGTCGCGATGGTCGGCGACGGCATCAACGACGCCCCCGCCCTGGCCACCGCGAGCGTCGGCATCGCGATGGGGGCCGCCGGGACCGACACCGCCCTCGAGACCGCCGACGTGGCCCTGATGGGCGACGACCTCACCCGACTACCGTACCTCTACCGGCTCTCGGGAACGGCCAACGGCGTGATCCGCCAGAACATCGGCTCGAGTCTCGCCGTCAAGGCGGTGCTGGCCGCGGGGGCCCCGTTCGGACTGGTGACGATCATCCACGCCGTCGTGATCGGCGACATGGGGATGAGCCTCGCCGTGGCGGGCAACGCCCTGCGCCTCTCGCGAGTGGAACCGGAGACGCCGGACGAGGACGTTTCGTCCGCCTGA
- a CDS encoding metal-dependent hydrolase — MQPIVHPVVGYLCYAAYARWRRGEPPHDGPALVAVLAAGLADLIDKPLAAAGVVDVGRTVGHSLLFVVPVVAVSWITAARANRRDLGVAVAIGYGSHVLADVPWHVLSGDYAELGFLLWPVTHMPAYTGVKPFGLGTVAGFEATTLWLEAVILVAGIVHWWIDGRPGVGAVGSITGRLLERG, encoded by the coding sequence GTGCAGCCCATCGTCCACCCCGTCGTCGGCTACCTCTGTTACGCGGCGTACGCCCGATGGCGCCGCGGTGAGCCACCGCACGACGGACCGGCGCTCGTCGCCGTCCTGGCCGCAGGCCTCGCCGACCTGATCGACAAGCCGCTGGCCGCCGCGGGTGTCGTTGACGTCGGCCGAACGGTCGGTCACTCCCTCCTGTTCGTCGTTCCGGTCGTGGCCGTTTCCTGGATCACCGCCGCTCGAGCAAACCGCCGGGACCTCGGGGTCGCCGTCGCCATCGGGTACGGCTCACACGTTCTCGCGGACGTCCCCTGGCACGTACTGTCCGGGGATTACGCGGAACTGGGGTTCCTGCTGTGGCCGGTGACCCACATGCCGGCGTACACGGGAGTCAAACCCTTCGGTCTCGGTACCGTCGCGGGTTTCGAGGCGACAACGCTGTGGCTCGAGGCGGTCATCCTGGTCGCGGGAATCGTCCACTGGTGGATCGACGGGCGGCCGGGCGTCGGGGCCGTCGGGAGCATTACCGGCCGACTACTCGAGCGCGGATAA
- a CDS encoding DNA-3-methyladenine glycosylase family protein yields the protein MSTYAAAEAVLRRDPIMADLVERYDLAPIDSSMGEYERLLVSIINQQLSTASAMAVRERTFDVLNQEITPRRVLEVEDEPLLQAGLSRSKVEYARNAAEAFLERDLTREGLSDHTNDEVREELTAIRGVGDWTARMYLLFVLERPDVLPLGDLAVRRGIEALYNDGEELSRAKMREIAEPWRPYRSLATRYIWADYEDD from the coding sequence ATGTCGACGTACGCAGCGGCCGAAGCCGTCCTTCGGCGCGATCCGATCATGGCCGACCTCGTCGAACGGTACGACCTCGCGCCGATCGACTCCTCAATGGGCGAGTACGAACGGCTCCTCGTCTCGATCATCAACCAGCAGCTATCGACGGCCTCCGCGATGGCCGTCCGCGAGCGCACATTCGACGTCCTGAACCAGGAGATTACGCCGAGGCGCGTCCTCGAGGTCGAGGACGAACCGCTGCTCCAGGCAGGGTTGAGCCGGTCAAAGGTCGAGTACGCCCGAAACGCCGCCGAGGCGTTTCTCGAACGCGACCTCACCAGGGAGGGGCTGAGCGACCACACGAACGACGAGGTGCGCGAGGAACTGACGGCAATTCGGGGCGTCGGCGACTGGACGGCCCGTATGTACCTCCTGTTCGTCCTCGAGCGTCCCGACGTGCTCCCACTCGGCGACCTCGCTGTCCGGCGGGGCATCGAAGCGCTGTACAACGACGGGGAGGAACTCTCTCGAGCGAAAATGCGCGAGATCGCCGAACCGTGGCGTCCCTATCGAAGCCTGGCGACGCGGTACATCTGGGCGGACTATGAGGACGACTGA
- a CDS encoding ATP-grasp domain-containing protein, which translates to MTTADSVTVGVLSLHTSKESKAILNAVEELGHETAWLREENTAISVDDGSVTLEPDVDVIANRMLLSNTEQPCEELGLADTLSRLVPMLNEPSATLTASHKLATAAALASADVQVPDVFLSLSTERLNANRDRFGEEAVYKTAIGTHGGGTWKVGLNDPVNSKVGNRYAFLQKLIDRDGERHRDIRVYVVGDEVVGAMYRYAPDNDWRTNVAVGGSVEDATDSLPEEVTDIAVDSAQIVGLDYAGVDIVEGDDGWFVLEVNPTAGFKGLYQATNVSPAPYIAKLAIERAGGEVDDGRVWELSASLDDSTPSAMPERLTTTDGEAAIIGYTEEVVLSGTSGSKSVYAKSDTGATRTSIDTRLAADIGAGPIKSITRVKSGSSKTSKSRPVVDVVVGVGGNQHTVTASVEDRSHMDYPVILGRDILGNYQVDVSRRVDGDVPDSPEEEEESLE; encoded by the coding sequence ATGACAACGGCCGATTCCGTCACGGTGGGGGTACTGAGTCTGCACACGAGCAAGGAGTCGAAGGCGATTCTCAACGCGGTCGAGGAACTGGGCCACGAGACGGCGTGGCTTCGCGAGGAGAACACGGCGATCAGCGTCGACGACGGCTCGGTCACCCTTGAGCCCGACGTCGACGTCATCGCGAACCGCATGCTGCTCTCGAACACCGAACAGCCCTGCGAGGAACTCGGGCTGGCGGACACGCTCAGTCGGCTGGTTCCGATGCTCAACGAACCGTCGGCGACGTTGACGGCGTCGCACAAGCTGGCTACGGCGGCCGCGCTCGCGTCGGCCGACGTCCAGGTTCCCGACGTCTTTCTCTCGCTCAGCACGGAGCGACTGAACGCGAACCGGGACCGATTCGGCGAGGAGGCGGTCTACAAGACGGCAATCGGAACTCACGGTGGCGGGACCTGGAAGGTCGGCCTAAACGACCCCGTCAACTCGAAGGTCGGGAACCGCTACGCCTTCCTCCAGAAGCTGATCGACCGCGACGGCGAACGCCACCGCGACATCCGCGTCTACGTCGTTGGCGACGAGGTCGTCGGCGCGATGTACCGCTACGCGCCCGACAACGACTGGCGGACGAACGTCGCCGTCGGCGGCTCGGTCGAGGACGCGACCGACTCCCTCCCCGAGGAAGTCACCGACATCGCCGTCGACTCGGCCCAGATCGTCGGCCTCGACTACGCCGGCGTCGACATTGTCGAGGGAGACGACGGCTGGTTCGTCCTCGAGGTCAATCCGACAGCTGGGTTCAAGGGCCTCTACCAGGCGACCAACGTCAGCCCGGCCCCCTACATCGCGAAACTCGCCATCGAGCGAGCGGGCGGCGAGGTCGACGACGGGCGCGTCTGGGAACTCTCGGCGAGCCTTGACGACTCGACGCCCTCTGCGATGCCTGAGAGGCTCACCACGACAGACGGCGAGGCCGCGATCATCGGCTACACCGAGGAGGTCGTCCTCTCCGGTACCAGCGGCTCGAAGTCCGTCTACGCCAAGTCCGACACGGGCGCGACGCGGACCAGCATCGATACGCGCCTGGCCGCCGACATCGGCGCCGGCCCGATCAAGTCGATCACGCGGGTGAAGTCGGGCAGCAGCAAGACCTCGAAGAGTCGGCCCGTCGTCGACGTGGTTGTCGGCGTCGGCGGCAATCAGCACACCGTCACCGCGAGCGTCGAGGACCGCAGTCACATGGATTACCCGGTCATCCTCGGCCGCGACATCCTCGGGAACTACCAGGTCGACGTGAGTCGGCGTGTCGACGGCGACGTGCCCGATAGCCCGGAGGAGGAAGAAGAGAGCCTCGAGTAG
- a CDS encoding zinc-dependent metalloprotease yields MNLYRSVRAVAGASGDDAVDWRAAAEAAKASTEPGSLELDPDEEAAYARDVRDARAGVQEAAGLEFDVPDVVEIQNRHHWIDANIATFERVMAPMESQLGAFPGAARTINTGTMTVLLAFLGRNVLGQYDPLLLAETPDEDHALYFVRPNILKAAEVLDVDSDRFRRWIAFHEVTHAAEFGAAPWLSTHLESRMQEGIDALAEGSFDRNAFRELDVTMTVVEGYAELLMDHAFDDEYADLRRKLDARRQGRGPIQRLFRRLLGLGLKQRQYERGKSFFEGVTGARDVAFASRVWDHPDNLPTGEELDDPGRWVRRLERA; encoded by the coding sequence GTGAATCTCTATCGCAGCGTTCGCGCCGTCGCCGGCGCCTCCGGTGACGACGCGGTCGACTGGCGTGCCGCGGCCGAGGCCGCGAAAGCCTCGACCGAACCCGGATCGCTCGAACTCGATCCCGACGAGGAAGCCGCCTACGCTCGCGACGTCCGGGACGCCCGGGCAGGCGTCCAGGAGGCTGCGGGCCTCGAGTTCGACGTCCCTGACGTCGTCGAGATCCAGAATCGGCACCACTGGATCGACGCCAACATCGCCACCTTCGAGCGCGTGATGGCGCCCATGGAATCCCAGCTGGGTGCGTTTCCGGGCGCCGCGCGGACGATCAACACCGGGACGATGACCGTCCTACTCGCCTTTCTCGGACGGAACGTCCTCGGCCAGTACGACCCGCTGTTGCTCGCGGAGACGCCCGACGAGGACCACGCGCTGTACTTCGTTCGTCCGAACATCCTCAAGGCCGCGGAGGTCCTCGACGTCGATTCCGACCGGTTCCGCCGCTGGATCGCCTTCCACGAGGTGACCCACGCGGCCGAGTTCGGCGCTGCACCCTGGCTGTCGACGCACCTCGAGTCGCGCATGCAGGAGGGAATCGACGCCCTCGCGGAGGGCTCGTTCGACCGGAACGCGTTCCGCGAACTGGACGTCACGATGACGGTCGTCGAGGGTTACGCCGAGTTGCTGATGGATCACGCATTCGACGACGAGTACGCGGACCTCCGGCGGAAACTCGACGCCCGTCGACAGGGACGCGGGCCGATCCAGCGGCTGTTCAGGCGCCTGCTGGGCCTGGGTCTCAAACAGCGCCAGTACGAGCGCGGCAAGTCGTTCTTCGAGGGGGTCACCGGCGCTCGAGACGTCGCGTTCGCAAGTCGGGTGTGGGACCATCCGGACAACCTACCGACCGGCGAGGAACTCGATGATCCCGGACGCTGGGTCCGTCGTCTCGAGCGCGCGTAA
- a CDS encoding M20/M25/M40 family metallo-hydrolase — protein MGSQPRDVLVSLLETPSPSGYETRGQRVWIDYVSQFADEVRTDAYGNAIAVHEGDSNGPEIALTGHADEIGFIVRSIDDDGFLNVGRIGGSDPSVARGQHVTVHAEDGPVEGVIGQTAIHLREDDDEPEISDLWIDIGAEDEEEAAERVAVGDPITFSSSVAWLSETRLAARGIDNRVGTWIAAEAFRRAVESGTDATVYAVSTVQEEVGTKGAKMVGFDLEPDAVVVVDVGHAVDYPSAPSEKTSQMELGGGPALGRGSTNHPVLFDALQTVADDEEIDVQVEALGLGTGTDADSFFTAAGAIPSQVVSVPNRYMHTPVEVVDTEDLEDIADLLGSFASSAHEFTPFSVNL, from the coding sequence ATGGGCTCTCAGCCACGCGACGTTCTCGTTTCACTTCTCGAGACGCCTTCCCCGTCGGGGTACGAAACCCGCGGCCAGCGCGTCTGGATCGACTACGTCTCGCAGTTCGCGGACGAGGTCCGTACCGACGCCTACGGTAACGCGATCGCCGTCCACGAAGGCGACTCCAACGGCCCCGAAATCGCCCTGACGGGCCACGCCGACGAGATCGGTTTCATCGTGCGCTCGATCGACGACGACGGCTTCCTCAACGTCGGCCGCATCGGCGGCAGCGATCCCTCCGTCGCCCGCGGCCAGCACGTGACGGTACACGCCGAGGACGGCCCCGTCGAGGGCGTGATCGGTCAGACCGCGATCCACCTCCGAGAGGACGACGACGAGCCCGAAATTTCGGACCTCTGGATCGACATCGGCGCCGAGGACGAAGAGGAAGCGGCCGAGCGCGTCGCCGTCGGCGACCCGATTACCTTCTCCTCGAGCGTTGCCTGGCTCTCCGAGACCCGACTGGCCGCCCGCGGCATCGACAACCGCGTCGGCACCTGGATCGCCGCCGAAGCGTTCCGCCGGGCCGTCGAGAGCGGAACCGACGCCACGGTTTACGCCGTCTCGACCGTCCAGGAGGAGGTGGGCACGAAAGGGGCGAAGATGGTCGGTTTCGACCTCGAGCCAGACGCCGTGGTCGTCGTCGATGTCGGTCACGCAGTCGACTACCCCTCTGCACCCAGCGAGAAGACGAGCCAGATGGAACTGGGCGGCGGACCGGCACTCGGTCGCGGCAGCACCAACCATCCAGTGCTCTTCGACGCCCTCCAAACGGTGGCCGACGACGAGGAAATCGACGTCCAGGTCGAAGCTCTCGGCCTCGGCACCGGCACGGACGCCGACAGTTTCTTCACCGCTGCGGGGGCGATTCCCTCCCAGGTCGTGAGCGTCCCTAACCGATACATGCACACCCCGGTGGAAGTGGTCGATACCGAGGATCTCGAGGACATCGCTGATCTGCTGGGATCGTTCGCGAGTTCGGCCCACGAGTTCACGCCGTTTTCGGTGAATCTCTGA